The Gossypium hirsutum isolate 1008001.06 chromosome A13, Gossypium_hirsutum_v2.1, whole genome shotgun sequence nucleotide sequence TTGGATTTTAACTTGAAAATGTCACAATAATAAAACTACATTTTTCGACCCCAGAAAAGATTTCGGACTTATTAAAAAGCCTGTAATTATAAGATTGTCTTCCTTCTTCTTCCATTTCAATGATTCAAATCAGTGTATTTTATTGCTACTAATTAGCTCTCAAATTCGAACATGCATACATGCATTGATTTCATTAACAAAAATTCCGCAAAAACTATCAAAGATGTTACCATCCATGGCTTCAAATCTTCAACCTCAAGGAATATGCACCTTATCCAATCCATGAACAGTCATCTCCGACttcgaaaaaaaaacaaaaacaaaacagaaGTACcaacaaaacatcaaaaacacaAGGTGAATGAACAGCAAGAATGTCCGAGTTAAAGATACAAGGGTTACATAAACATGCATGCAACAACAGCAGGGTTAGTTTCTACTAGGGTTACACAGGGAGCCAAGACACATCGAGCAACCACAACAGCCACAAGCTAAGCGATCAAATCACTTCCACAGTTTAACGAACTTGTCATGACTTGCGGAAGAAACCAACCTTGTCACTGGTGATACAGCCAATGCAGCAATGAGTCCTTCATGAGCCGACAATGTCATGGTCTTATTCTCCGACATATTCCATAGCTCCAAAGACTGAATCCAACATGGAAAGGGAGCATGTCATTGACAAGGTAGTATATATAACAGCAAATACAAGACTAAAAGTAAAGTTACTTGCCTGGTAACAGCCAATAACGAGCAGTGATTGAAACGAAGGATGGAAAACACAAGAGTGGAACTTGTTGCCATTACAGCTCAATTCGTGAACACATTCCCCTTCACTGCCTGACGCAAAGGACCAAACTCGAACAGAGTCCTCACTAACGGATGCTAGAAGCTCACCTGAAGGGTCCCAGCATACAGAATGGATCAGTTTAGTATGTCCCTGCTATTACAAATCAGAAGACAAAACCGAAGTCAGTCATGTTACAATGGAGGAAAATGCTTAAAATACGTATAAATGACATCACTATTGTTGGATCCTTTCACTCAACTAATCAAGTCACCAGAAAACAAACATCGGTTCGGCTAGCCTTATTTGGTTATCTTAATAAGAAGTTTTCAAATTACGCCAGTCTAGTCGTAATATAATAAAACCTGAATTAAAACCAAACCAAACACTACAGTTCGGATAACCATGGCTATAATTGGCCAgtccaaaaatatttttgtagTAACCATTGGAATGCACGTTTGAGTCAGCTAGTTCCTTAGGATTTCTTTTATACAGTTTATAACCCATGTAGACTAATTCACCTGTAAAGAGTGCCGGCAAGTTTGAGTCTCGGTGTCCAGTATAGATACAACATTCTCAGCAGCTGCAGCAAGATATTTTCCGAGGCGAGGTTGAAATCTCAATTGGGCTGTACCAGGGGCCGTACCACCCTGATCCACACAAAGGAAACAATCTCAATAGCTGTGCATCAACCTCAAAGAGAGATGCCTGAGTTCGATATAGATTTGCATTGCAAGGAAATCCGAAGCAAGATCATACCTTGAAAGCTCTTGCACAGCTCCCGTTGTTGATACTCCAGTATCGTATTTCACCATCACCATCACAAGAGCAGATAAGGTCATCCTTAGTTGGATGGAAGTCAAGTGACATAACGTTACCAGAATGGCCCCCAAATGTACGAAGCGAATAACCAGGCTGCAGAAAATTTGAAAGAACAGATCCATCAAACAGTATAGAAAGACTTAAAAAGCAAGCATGACAAAGAAAAATGCAGAAACCAAACCAGTACCCTTTCGATCACTGTTTTGGGACATGGCATGCGTCATCGATATGAAAATGCTAATATGGTACATGCATAATGATTCAGCAAAATGCCTAATTGTATTTTGATGACAATAGCATATGTCAATGCAGATTAAATGGAAATGGCATGAAAATAACCAGGactaaaattgaaaggaaatgtCCACTAACACTGTCAGCTTCCCAGACTCTGACAGTTTTGTCAAATGAAGATGTTGCAAGGCGTGACATGCTTGGGCTGAAACGAACATCAGTAATTAAACATGAATGTTCTTCAAGCGTAGACTTCAGCTTCAAAGTGTCCGTGTACCATAATACAGCCTGCGTTGCAAAAAAAATGCAAATGATTGCACTAgtatctaaaatttcaaaagaatgAAAATTTTCTGTTCCCCTCTTATAACTCACCTTTTTATCATGGCCACCAGTAGCTAGTAACTTTCCGTCTGACGAGAAATGGCAGCAAGTAACTTTGCTACTGCTTGCTCGAACAGAATTTACTTCCATAAATGTGAAACCTGAAGTCAAATGCAAATTTGGTACACTGTAAAACTAGTCCATTTCCGATATAAAAGCATCAAATGTAATCCATTTACATTATGTAGTTACATAACAATTGAATATGACATGCGTACAGGATAGATGATCGCGCCCTTACAATTGCACAATTTCTTGGGCCAATTTCAATTGGCATTTTGATATATAAACAATGAAGCAAGGTCATGAATTAGTAGCAATAAGCaacatctaaaataataataatttagagAGGATAACACCAAAATGTACAAAAGTTTAATGAGATATACGGACGTATCATTTGCCATAACCGTTTGACAAAGGAATTAGCACATTATCATATCGTATCCAAGAATAACTGGGGATGTGAAAAAAGCCAATAGAGTGAAACTACAATGTTTGAAAAAATACGCTACAATAGATTCCCGACAACAATAGACTTTATCATATCATAACAACCATACAAGTAATATTTATACACCTTTAGTTACATCCATACATCGGCCAACGGCATCTCTAGGATCCGTATCATCATGGGATAAAAAAGACTCGACGTTATCATCAAGAGATCCATCCTCCACAAATCGATCCATTTCAGCCTGCAATTCAAGATCTTTATCATCCCACTGCCAAAATGGAATTCCCATGAGAATTTATGCAAGGAATTTTTAATTCCTCCACAAACATGGGAAAATAACTAATAGACTCACCAATTGATTTGAAGGTGATGCAAGTGTACCAGCACCCTCAGCACCAAACATCATCAAAGGCTTGGAAGAACTGCCACTATGAGGCATTGCAGGCATTGAAATCACATCTCCAGGAGTGTGTGTTGATGGTGTTGAAGGTGCAGAACTAGGCGAAGGTCCAGCTGTGTTTGCTGTCCCTGAGCTATTGGCAGGGCCTGAAGAAGACACTGGCtgttttctctttcttccatTCTGGTTTTTTGAAACCTTAAAATGAATTTAAGGAAATCATGTTAGAAACCTAATCATATATGTTATAAAGCTAAGAATCAGAACTAAATAACTTTACATAACAATTCGCATACATGTGGCCGCAAAATAGCCTataattacaaccaaaatcacTTGACCaggaaaaaaaataagttttcaaGCTAAACACCATAGCACCATGTGCAAAGGGTGTCACAAGGAAGCAGATACAACCCTCAACCAGGAATGATATTGGCAAGTTGAATTACATATAACCAGAAAAGGGCAGACCTGATCATTCCCTCGAAATGAGTTTGACATACTCCCATCCACAGTGACACTTCCACCTCCACCAACTTTATCTTGTTGGTGTAAACTCGGATTAGAACTCTGTGACTGTTGATTCGAAAGTGCATGCTGCTGAAGCTGTTGTTGCTGTGAGTTACTGTTCTGTTGCTGTTGCTGTTGCagttgctgctgctgctgttgctGCTGATGCAACTGAGCTAATTTTAACTACAAAGCAAATGAAATATATAAGAAACAGAAAGATACCAAGGAATAAAGCGAGGTAAAAGCACACTTCATAGGAACAGTAATACCTTCATTAGAATATCTGTATCTCCCCGAGGCATGAGAGGACTGCCAGCCTGCAAAGATGATACATTTGGAACCACATCACCAACAGAATTAGAAAGGCCATCCTTTCCGAGGCCCATGGTCCGATTATTATTCAATAGCATTCTCAATCTTCTATTATCATCACTGCCAGATGGTGATGTCAGATTCTGCTGAGCAAGCATGAGTTGCTGGTGCTGTGGTGTCAACATCTGAAGTTGATGAAAGGGCTGAGGAGCTTGCATAAAAGACTTTTGCGGCTGAAGGATCCCACCGCGCAGTTGGTCCAGTCCCTAAAAACAGATAAAATGAAAACCATTCAAAGGAAACataagatgaaaaataaaatttacagttCACTAATACATGTATGAATAAAAACATTCCAATGAAAAGATAAAACTTACTGTTAATGGCCATCCTTTCAAAGTTAAATTATTACCACCTTGATTTGACCCTGAGAAACATGAAATCACATTATTTAGATTCCAAATATACAAGTAATATGAACTTAGATtccaaataaataagtaaaatgacCCAAGTCAATCACAAGGACAAGCACGTACTATCATTAGTGGGCCATTTTCAAAGGAAAGATGCAATTTAAACAGAAAAACCTGTTAAAGAGAAACTTACCTGGAATTCCCATTAAAGATCCATCGGGACCAGCAGCTCTAGGATTCAATACTGGATTCATCTCACTCTTTATATCCTGCTTCCATATAAAATTTCAGAACATGACAAAGGGAAGAAACATGAAAGAGATCCATTTAAGGTGACCCTACCGGTGTTGTTCCTGGCAATTGCTGACTCCGAGCTTGAACTTGCGGAGACATACCACCAGTTGTACCATGCAATACTTgcctaaaatatacatgaatccaAATAAGTTTATCACTGAAGACAACTTAGTCTAGGATGCTTGAATAAACCCTAAATGCATGAGACAATTTTAGATGAAAAAGGAGGCTTCAATGGCATCCAGTGGCTCAAGTTCATGTTAGAGCAGATAGACCACAAGACACAAGGGAAttactgtaaaaattttgttGTAAACCTTCTGCAGCATTTAACCGAATTATCTTACTTAACACTgctgaaaattttgtttaggTTTCACTTCAGAAAACATTTGCATTCAAAGACTCTTCTTTGTGTAATAAAAGGAAAGTAAAATAAATCACCCGGAAGGTGGACCAGTTGCAGCTGCAGGCTTCAATATCGAGGCATGATTTGGATCCAAGAGCTGGCCGGCATTGTCACCGTACCTTTGCTGTAAGGAACTCCTAAAATGATCAACTAAAAGAAGAAAACATTTCTAAGAAATCAAAAATGATCAACCAACCTTCATAGCTGCATCATCCAAAGAATCCCTTTGATGTGGCAATTTTAGTCTTTCCTCATACATCTTAGTCGCCATGGCATTAGCAGTTCCAGCAGGCTGACGTATGAGAGTGTCGTTTCCAACAAGTCCATTTGTATTGCCATTTAGGAGCTGAGACCCGTCCCTTCGTTGCTGAGGCTGTTGTGCCTGCTGGGACTGCTGTGGTGGCTGCTGCTGCTGTTGCTGTTGCTGTTGTTGCTGCTGTTGTTGCTGCTGTTGCTGCTGTTGTTGCTGTTGCTGTTGCTGTTGCTGTTGTTGTTgctgttgctgctgctgctgttgctGTTGCTGTTGCTGTTGTTGCTGCTGTTGTTGCTGCTGTTGTTGCTGTTGTTGGGCATGCCTCTGCAATAAAAGCTGTTGCATCTGCAgttgttgctgctgctgttgcTGTTGATGTTGATGTTGAGGCTGCTGCTGCTGTTGCTGTTGTTGCTGCTCCCGTGCTTTAATCAATTGAGTCTGCAACATCAATGCACCATATACATCACATATGTTAAGAAGAAATCATTTGGAAGACAAGAAAATTTCGTAATCTACTTTATAATAAACATTCTCAACAGAATACAACAGGGAACACTTCTCCTGACCTCGATTGCTTCCTTtctttcaataataaaaataccCTTAGTTAGCCAGTTGCCCAGTTCccagtaaaagtaccatggaggcccttgtactaggagtcagattgcattttgccccctctactaaaaaaatgggtaaattaatccCTGTATgatagatcaaagagcaaactaatccatttgttaaaaattccatctttttttactgttaaaaactagtccTTGTACGCCAGCATAAGGTACACGTGACACACCATGTGTAACTATCTAGTTATTTTGCCAGCCataccaatttttaacaatagaaatggatgaaatttttaacataaatgaCCAGTTTTTCTTTGATCAAacatacaaggactaatttgcccattttttgagttaagggggcaaaatgcaatctgaatCCTAGTATGGGGGCCTCAATGGTACTTTTACTACCAGTTCCCATAAAGCATTTTGATAcaagctcatcatgcaatatgcTTTCAGGAGTGGAGTCCAATTTCCAAGTACAGAAAACAATCCGcaacaaattaaacaaaaaataaaatgttgatgGTAGGTTATCCATAGCAAGTACAAACTCGAAACAAATTAACagttcaaaatagaaaaaaaaaatcaaaaccaacCTCAATATAAGATGCAGCAACCTCTGAATGCTTCTCATTAGTCCTGGCAATGAATATATCCCAAAAAACAGACCACCATTCAAAGAGAAAACCTCCAGGTGCATCGATAGCTGGATACCAAGTTCAGCTCCAGCATCAATGAAAGTACTAAACAATCTAATATAAAAGAGCAGATCTTCGGCTTTAACATAATTCCCGAACCCGTTTAGTTGCTTACCTACAGGATCCGATGATACTTTCCCTTCAGCTTGAAAAGCCTGAGCTGAAGCCTTTAAATCCCTCTTTACTAAATAATCATGGATATATACATCTAACCTGTTGTTGACAAAATACATGGCCATACAGTATGCTTATAAGAGCAAAATCAGAACTTAcaagcataactaaaaactccataagcaaataaaattataagCTTTATACAACGAATATCTGATAAACAACAAAACCCTAAATCAAATTTATcgttttacataaaaataataatgcaaaacaGAAGAACAGTAACTTGAAGTTCCACAACaaacaaaaccctaaaaaaaccaaGCTTTCAAAGAACTTAAATTGAAATCTTTAAAGACATCAAAATGAACAAACAAAAACCCAGAAAAAGCTTACATACCCAGAActcaaataaaaccaaaaaagaaagggaaaacatcaaaaaccacattaaaaagctaaaaaaattgtaataaatataataataaagatttaaaacccaaaacaaagtTAACTTTAacaagaagggaaaaaaaaaaaagacttacaTTTTATCAGCTTCCCAGTTGGTTTGAGACATCTTGTTGAATCCAACAACAGACCAAAAACACTAAAGAACAGCTCCAGATTCCTAGGTAACTTGTCTGAAACAGCTTCACTTCAAGTTTCTAAAGCTAcccagaaaaataaaaatattaactcattgTAACATtgttctttaaaaattaaaaataaaaacttctaaaaaccCAAAGAAGAAAAACTTATTACAGTAATAGAAAGAGAAGAATCTATGTAGAGAATAATAGAAGATAAACAGACAGAACCTCTCTAATTTTAGCAAtatcaaaaattatatatatttatggatttttttaataaaaaaagaaaataaaaagaataaagaaagggAAAGATACCTGCAATCCCAAAAACGTTTATTAATTTTtgagagctttttttttctttttctttttttggtttttttattttttttggtgtgtgaatttattttctttcttttttgtagCTTTGGGTGGATTTGGGGTTGCTGTTGCAGATATCATAATGCCTTGTTCCTTGAATTTACACGAAAAGccctttcaatttatttaattttcaaaatgagACTGATTTCGTGGCAGTACTTCAATACAAATGACCAATATAACCTTAATGATTTACCTTAATTTTTATTCCAGAAAGTTGTGAGTTAGATGAGGTTAGTATGGATTAATTAGTAAATTGAGTAGAAAAATACAATTCTATTGCTTTTTCTATTGTGGGGCTacatttctttaatatttttgaataaaccccaaatgttttattttttatggttttcatctattatttttgtttcaagtttCAGCTGTGCCCATGATTTGGAGTATTAAAGGTGAGTTTGGATAAACGGTAAAGTGAGTATaacttattttttgtctcacgcaACTATCTAATCTATTTTGGTGAGCAGCctaaacttttttattaaaaaattattataattaattttccttttttggtgaattttagaTTCCAACTTGCCAGAATAGTTCTAAACTAATGTCCTTTAGAATTAgcttaaaatattacaaaattctTCCActatatttaaactttaaaaataaaatataactaatagCTGACAgtctaattattaaaaattaaaataactattgaaattttgaaacaaattttgcttttactaaatatttttaaaagatatttttttttactttttttcattaTAAATTCGAATATTGGACCCTATGAATATGTTAATTCAGCCTATATATGACCCAAGTGAGGGGAAATTTATTTCAGGGGTCTTTTCACGTCATTGTCTATAGTACCCTCAATTAATTCCATCCTACTTATGACTCGtgtcattaaaataaaaatataaactataaataaatcattataaattaatacacaaATGTTACGTTTTTAGAATAATCTCaataaaaatgaagagaaatagaCAAACTAACAATAAGTGCaatattagaataattaaaaattaagtatCAAATCGTTGAAATTTATATCCTAACTCAACCATCCAACCTGACAATAAACACTGATCAGCCAAAAGACAACTGCTAAAAGCTCAAAAAGACCCATTGTTTCAATGATTTACAAAATGTCAAGTTTTAGATGACTTATCTTTGTCATCATTTGAAATCTATTACTATCACTATGATTTATCACGATAAGACTCTTTGAGAACAGTTCCTAATAGATCCGGTGATGCCCTTACATTGTCAAATCTCATATTTACGACAGAACATAACTAGATTACGATAATATAGGATGAGAttaaaaaacaaagtaaaaaccTCGAAAAAAATGTTGAAACAATCATGACCAGTAACTAGCCTAAAGGCTGACACCACCGTCAACAAATTAGagatttaagttaaaaaggttGAAAATCTAGAATCTTTTCTATAAAATGAATAGCAAAAGTTAATTAATGgacaataaaatttcattatattttctTAAAGGTTATTATTCAAGTTTTAATATGAATTGAACTCAAACTATAAATCAATTGATTAAAGTGTTCTGAGCTCATCTACGTCTAATACCAAGGTTCAAATCATAAGTTTGTCTACGTGGTAGTGTAGTGTGTAGATGTGTGAATTTGAACTTATATTgtatcaaaaaattttaatatagttaGATATTAAAAAGAAGCTAAATGCTTAAATTAGTGTAAAATCTTTTTAGGATTGTTAACATAAGGGTAAAATATTTTAGGAGTTCTTTCAAGCATGTCACCCTAAGCTATTAGTACAAAATTAGGTGAGTGCTAACATGTTTAAAATTAAACACAGGGTAGTTATGTCAGATattacttaaaaaagaaaaaaaaacatagtttaaaacataatatacaaCAATTAAAAAGCCTTTGTTCGACCACATTAAAAAAGGGTCTGCCACttatttgataattttgaaaGATTAGACCTTTATTTgagtaaatttaaaaaagtttagtcattaattgataattttgaaagatttgacccttattttagcatttttttaaatgtttaaccCACCTATTTTAGCACATTTGGAAGATATTAGTCcttatttgaatattttaaaaaaatttgactaTTATGTGAGTTAGATTTGACCTCAATTTGAACATttagcaacaaaaaaaaaacacgtCAACTATGTTGAagcaaaatttaaaaactatccAAACCCGAAAATATATAAACAAGTAATACAAAATGGCTTTATCCCATTGTTAAACACGAAACAACTTCAAAACCCAAAATGACTCAAATTCAAATTTGGTAAAAATTCGAAACCGTCCAAACTCTAAGTAATTAcctaaaataatccaaaaatattaaaacttgaaTCAATTGTACCTAATTTAACCCATCCAACTGGGGCTGGCAGGGCAATGGGAATTTAGCATTATTTAacctataaaatttataaaattaaatggttaaattacattttctcttaaaaatgacaaaattttaatttaactttttaaaaaatttaaaaaattatatataaacgaATACAATGATGAATTTATATTTCAACTATTATAAAAGTAGTTAACTTAATTCCGAtctcaaaaaaatttcttattAGATTTACATGTCTAATTCTATCATCCATCTCCACCAGCAAGCTATCTAATTCTAAGGCAAAATAGCAAAATTGGGAATGTTACAAATAAACTACAAAACTCTAGATGATTTCTACTTTTTGTTTTTATACAATGCTTAAAATTAAGCATAGCCTCCCGATTTAAAAATAAGAGTATAATGCGCTTTAATGCACTTAAATTCATATACTTTTGTATTAACAACAATATCTATACCAATCGAACTAAGATGCAatcaacaataaaaataattatttttatatatacataaataataattcCTACATAACCAAACTGGgccaaataagataaattttcCTGCAGGCCCAATCCAATATGGGTTGAATTGGATAGGTAACTTCTCTACTGTTGTAGGTGTAAATGTttagatgtttaaattttaattttttaatgaattttatacaTTGATGAATGTATTAATTATAGCTTCCTTTTACCTATGTTTCCAATCTATTAGATGTTTTTATGATTGTTCTTTCTAAttgtaaaaatgattttggtattttaataaaaataaagtgttgtttgatattttttaattttaattttaaaagctttaaatgataattttatgatatataatattttggtttactaTGATAACATAAATGGGTAATAGATTTTTCccattaatttaattgaaaaaatcaaatacattaataaaaaaatggaaaattttcaaaactatacatgaattttggtgtaatgtgtaattttatatatgaaagcTTTTACTTGAttcaattcttataaattattgaCACAATTATTGACATggcatcattttatgtttatatattgtatacacaaataattatatttattcaatataaaaacaatttaatgtatttaattatttctttaaaatgaGTATAATTGAATCaacattaaagtttcatgtatatatttgaaccacaatcaaagtttaatgtgtataattgcaccaaatcaaagttcatgtatcatTTTGAGATTTGtcccaataaaaaaaatcactaaaactttttcattaatttatcaaatagaaCCCAAGTTTTGGGTCATTGaagattttaaatttgtaataaaactaGAAAATGTGTCAACCGAAAAGAATTGATCAGAATCGAAAATCAATTAACTTgataaaaacttgaaaaaaatcatattattcaaCCCAATTTAAGTCAAGGCTTTTCTCCATCGATGTTATTAAGATTTCCTTTTATCTAAATGTAATAATTTCAtcgtatttgataaattattaaaatggttaaaacgATTATTCATCGAAATATACAAATGTCAATTATTATCTCCATGTTAGAATGTCAATGATGAGTTTGCATGTAAAGCAAATGGTTAAGCACATATTGACTCACTAGttagttaatatttaattaatattaaattgctTTACAACGAGTAATGGTAGAGCTAGTATGTTGAGCCTAAAAGTAGAGGTGGAGGATGGACTTTGTGCCGGGGCTCAGAGTGGAACATTATTGTTAAAGAGAGTTCTCACTTATTAATTGACAATCAAATCGTTGATGATTTTATGCATATTCCTTGGCATTTCTCGTTTGTGTACGAAAATGCCTATAAAGAAGGATGGAAGGAAGTGAGGGAATGGATAACCTAGAAGCTAAGGATAAGCACAATTGGTGTTGTATTGGAGACTTTAATGCCATATGCTCCGAATAGGAGAAATATGGAGATAGATCAGAAGACTGAAGACAAATTGAATTCGTCAATGCTTTCATCAACAATTTATGTCTTATCCAGACATAAATAGAAAGGGCGAAGTTTTCTGTGTAGAAGACCATAATGTCAAAACTGAGGATGGTAGTCTTATGCACTATTGAGTGGAGCAAAAGCTTTCAAAATGCTCATTGAATTTACAAGGTGGCATTGGCCTCGGACCACTGCCATATTATCTTATCCCTTGATATGAAAATGATTGGAggcaaaaagaaatcaaatttgagTCAAAATGGCTTGTGAACAATGAAAGTGACCCAGTGGTCCAAGAGGCATAGAATTCAACAAACGATAGCACTACGTTGAACAACTTATCAGGGCATTTCAAGACCACCAATTGCTTATCAGGCAAAGAGGAGATGAAATCTATTAAGCATGTCCTTTTCTTCTGCCCTTTCGCATGAGCTACATAGTGTGCATCGTGCTTTAGCTATTTCCCTCGGGATGTGGGATTTTTAAGCCCCAAAAAATGGTGGGATAGCATCACTACATCTTTCTCATCTTTCGGTTCCTTTTGCTCTAAAAATTTAGTCTTAGTTCAACTGGTATGAATCTTAATACAGGAAGACGTGGGTTCGAGTACgctgaaacacattatcctcttatttatgagttggtGAAGGGCTATAGGTAGTTTtaagcattgtgtcaaaaaaaagctgatatgattagaacctataatagtgttgttcaaaaaaaaaatctaattgcTAATCTTTGGTGGCATATTTAGAAAGTtcccaataaatttatttttgaaagaatttccatTGAGTCAATTGTAATTGACCACCTCTTCTTATGTTTCCTCGAAAAACAAGAAAGTGATAAATAATGCTTGCTAGAACGAAGTGTAACTGCTATGTGAATTGACACGCCAACATTGctaaattgttaatattttttagtcaGTATTTCGATTAAACAATTccctaatataaatatatatacatatcaaatgttgattcattatttttagtatttcTAATTCAAaaccaaatatgaaattttggtttCATTTTGACTCCTTTAGGAAAGatggataaattaaaaaaattatataaataagatAAAGATTAGACAGGAATGAAATGAAATAAGAATTCAGCACATAACATTTATGTTAGCTTTTCTATCGTATTTTGCTTCCGCCaacataaataaattcataacaTTGTTTAGATTTAAATAACTTTTTATGATATAATACTTAAAAACTACTCATACTTTCACCCGAATatttaaataggaaaat carries:
- the LOC107938611 gene encoding transcriptional corepressor LEUNIG isoform X3, producing MSQTNWEADKMLDVYIHDYLVKRDLKASAQAFQAEGKVSSDPVAIDAPGGFLFEWWSVFWDIFIARTNEKHSEVAASYIETQLIKAREQQQQQQQQQPQHQHQQQQQQQQLQMQQLLLQRHAQQQQQQQQQQQQQQQQQQQQQQQQQQQQQQQQQQQQQQQQQQQQQQQQQQQQQQQQPPQQSQQAQQPQQRRDGSQLLNGNTNGLVGNDTLIRQPAGTANAMATKMYEERLKLPHQRDSLDDAAMKQRYGDNAGQLLDPNHASILKPAAATGPPSGQVLHGTTGGMSPQVQARSQQLPGTTPDIKSEMNPVLNPRAAGPDGSLMGIPGSNQGGNNLTLKGWPLTGLDQLRGGILQPQKSFMQAPQPFHQLQMLTPQHQQLMLAQQNLTSPSGSDDNRRLRMLLNNNRTMGLGKDGLSNSVGDVVPNVSSLQAGSPLMPRGDTDILMKLKLAQLHQQQQQQQQLQQQQQQNSNSQQQQLQQHALSNQQSQSSNPSLHQQDKVGGGGSVTVDGSMSNSFRGNDQNGRKRKQPVSSSGPANSSGTANTAGPSPSSAPSTPSTHTPGDVISMPAMPHSGSSSKPLMMFGAEGAGTLASPSNQLWDDKDLELQAEMDRFVEDGSLDDNVESFLSHDDTDPRDAVGRCMDVTKGFTFMEVNSVRASSSKVTCCHFSSDGKLLATGGHDKKAVLWYTDTLKLKSTLEEHSCLITDVRFSPSMSRLATSSFDKTVRVWEADSPGYSLRTFGGHSGNVMSLDFHPTKDDLICSCDGDGEIRYWSINNGSCARAFKGGTAPGTAQLRFQPRLGKYLAAAAENVVSILDTETQTCRHSLQQGHTKLIHSVCWDPSGELLASVSEDSVRVWSFASGSEGECVHELSCNGNKFHSCVFHPSFQSLLVIGCYQSLELWNMSENKTMTLSAHEGLIAALAVSPVTRLVSSASHDKFVKLWK
- the LOC107938611 gene encoding transcriptional corepressor LEUNIG isoform X4, whose translation is MSQTNWEADKMLDVYIHDYLVKRDLKASAQAFQAEGKVSSDPVAIDAPGGFLFEWWSVFWDIFIARTNEKHSEVAASYIETQLIKAREQQQQQQQQQPQHQHQQQQQQQQLQMQQLLLQRHAQQQQQQQQQQQQQQQQQQQQQQQQQQQQQQQQQQQQQQQQQQQQQQQQQQQQQQQQPPQQSQQAQQPQQRRDGSQLLNGNTNGLVGNDTLIRQPAGTANAMATKMYEERLKLPHQRDSLDDAAMKQRYGDNAGQLLDPNHASILKPAAATGPPSGQVLHGTTGGMSPQVQARSQQLPGTTPDIKSEMNPVLNPRAAGPDGSLMGIPGSNQGGNNLTLKGWPLTGLDQLRGGILQPQKSFMQAPQPFHQLQMLTPQHQQLMLAQQNLTSPSGSDDNRRLRMLLNNNRTMGLGKDGLSNSVGDVVPNVSSLQAGSPLMPRGDTDILMKLKLAQLHQQQQQQQQLQQQQQQNSNSQQQQLQQHALSNQQSQSSNPSLHQQDKVGGGGSVTVDGSMSNSFRGNDQNGRKRKQPVSSSGPANSSGTANTAGPSPSSAPSTPSTHTPGDVISMPAMPHSGSSSKPLMMFGAEGAGTLASPSNQLWDDKDLELQAEMDRFVEDGSLDDNVESFLSHDDTDPRDAVGRCMDVTKGFTFMEVNSVRASSSKVTCCHFSSDGKLLATGGHDKKAVLWYTDTLKLKSTLEEHSCLITDVRFSPSMSRLATSSFDKTVRVWEADSPGYSLRTFGGHSGNVMSLDFHPTKDDLICSCDGDGEIRYWSINNGSCARAFKGGTAPGTAQLRFQPRLGKYLAAAAENVVSILDTETQTCRHSLQGHTKLIHSVCWDPSGELLASVSEDSVRVWSFASGSEGECVHELSCNGNKFHSCVFHPSFQSLLVIGCYQSLELWNMSENKTMTLSAHEGLIAALAVSPVTRLVSSASHDKFVKLWK